From one Catellatospora sp. IY07-71 genomic stretch:
- a CDS encoding response regulator: MTRVLVVDDDFMVARIHTGFVQRVEGFTVVGAAHTGVEALAAVERLRPDLVLLDIYLPDISGLEVLRRLREAAYPVDVLAITAASDVDTIRAALHGGVVHYIIKPFAADTLREQLERYTARVRRLAEQPRVGQAEVDRLFGLTGQSGAALPKGLSPATADLVAGVLRDSGRDLSAVECAELAGLSRVSTRRYLEHLVRSGRAEVRLRYGGAGRPEHRYTWQGTGSQR; the protein is encoded by the coding sequence ATGACCCGGGTGCTGGTCGTCGACGACGACTTCATGGTGGCGCGGATCCACACCGGGTTCGTGCAGCGGGTCGAGGGGTTCACGGTGGTGGGCGCGGCGCACACCGGCGTGGAGGCCCTGGCGGCGGTGGAGCGGCTGCGGCCGGACCTGGTGCTGCTGGACATCTACCTGCCCGACATCTCGGGGCTGGAGGTGCTGCGGCGGCTGCGGGAGGCGGCGTACCCGGTGGACGTGCTGGCGATCACGGCGGCCAGTGACGTGGACACCATCCGGGCCGCGCTGCACGGCGGGGTCGTGCACTACATCATCAAACCGTTCGCGGCCGACACGCTGCGCGAGCAGCTGGAGCGGTACACGGCGCGGGTGCGGCGGCTGGCGGAGCAGCCGCGGGTGGGCCAGGCCGAGGTCGACCGGCTGTTCGGCCTGACCGGCCAGTCCGGGGCGGCGCTGCCCAAGGGCCTGTCCCCCGCCACGGCGGACCTGGTCGCCGGGGTGCTGCGCGACAGCGGGCGGGACCTGTCGGCGGTGGAGTGCGCGGAGCTGGCCGGGCTGTCGCGGGTCAGCACCCGCCGCTACCTGGAGCACCTGGTGCGGTCCGGGCGGGCCGAGGTGCGGCTGCGGTACGGCGGCGCCGGCCGGCCGGAGCACCGTTACACCTGGCAGGGCACCGGCTCGCAGCGGTGA
- a CDS encoding ABC transporter ATP-binding protein has product MNALVVRAAHKAFGQVKALDGADLAVPAGTLTAVLGPSGCGKTTLLRCVAGFERLDAGEIALGDRPVSGPRAHVPVHRRGVAVVPQDGALFPHLDVAGNVGYGLDAATRRAGRIDEVLELVGLAGYGSRLPHQLSGGQQQRVAVARALAPRPRLVLLDEPFSALDAGLRAEVRAVVRGALRADGATAVLVTHDQGEALSMADQVVVMHRGRVRQQGTPLQVYRTPADAWVAAFVGDAVLLTATAEGGGARTPLGALDLHQPCTGSATVLVRPEQIRVLPPGDPAAAVPATVRRHLFHGHDAVLDLTLDDGTPVTARLLDEPREFVPGTRVALAVSGRAHALPAGAA; this is encoded by the coding sequence GTGAACGCACTCGTCGTCCGCGCCGCACACAAGGCATTCGGGCAGGTGAAGGCCCTCGACGGCGCCGATCTGGCCGTGCCCGCCGGGACGCTCACGGCAGTGCTCGGCCCCTCCGGCTGCGGCAAGACCACCCTGCTGCGCTGCGTCGCCGGCTTCGAGCGCCTCGACGCCGGTGAGATCGCCCTCGGCGACCGGCCCGTGTCCGGACCCCGTGCGCACGTCCCCGTCCACCGGCGCGGCGTGGCCGTCGTGCCGCAGGACGGCGCGCTGTTCCCGCACCTGGACGTCGCCGGCAACGTCGGCTACGGTCTCGACGCCGCCACCCGCCGCGCCGGCCGCATCGACGAGGTCCTGGAGCTGGTCGGGCTGGCCGGATACGGCAGCCGGCTGCCCCACCAGCTGTCCGGCGGGCAGCAGCAGCGCGTCGCCGTCGCCAGGGCGCTCGCGCCCCGTCCCCGCCTGGTCCTGCTGGACGAGCCGTTCAGCGCGCTGGACGCCGGGCTGCGCGCCGAGGTGCGCGCCGTCGTACGCGGCGCCCTGCGGGCCGACGGGGCCACCGCCGTCCTGGTCACCCACGACCAGGGCGAGGCGCTGTCCATGGCCGACCAGGTCGTGGTCATGCACCGGGGCCGGGTCCGCCAGCAGGGCACCCCGCTGCAGGTGTACCGCACGCCCGCCGACGCGTGGGTCGCCGCGTTCGTCGGCGACGCCGTGCTGCTCACGGCGACGGCCGAGGGCGGCGGCGCGCGTACCCCGCTCGGCGCGCTCGACCTGCACCAGCCGTGCACCGGCAGCGCGACCGTGCTGGTGCGGCCCGAGCAGATCCGGGTGCTGCCGCCCGGCGACCCGGCCGCCGCGGTGCCGGCCACCGTGCGCCGGCATCTGTTCCACGGCCACGACGCGGTGCTGGACCTGACCCTCGACGACGGGACGCCGGTCACCGCGCGGCTGCTCGACGAGCCGCGGGAGTTCGTCCCGGGGACCCGCGTCGCGCTCGCCGTCAGCGGACGGGCGCACGCGCTGCCCGCCGGCGCCGCGTGA
- a CDS encoding tripartite tricarboxylate transporter substrate binding protein, with protein sequence MLRRTVLAAPLLAMLAAGGCGADREPDLRLMVPNAPGSGYDITARTVATALHAADVHRSIEVFNLPGAGGMVGLQRLVYERGNSGLIMLMGLGLVGAQHTLPVPARLSDVTALARLIQEPEIVVVTRDSPLTSLADLVEAWRADPVTLSVGGGSSRGGPDHLAAMLMADAAGIAPPTVRYRQFDGGGALLAAILGKRVAFAVSSLGEYAEQIEAGQLRVLAVTGRGRAAGVDAPTLLESGLDVVFDNWRGLVAPPGLSAQQRAVLSDMVAQLRASRAWREALAGHRWTDAYQDGEEFTSFLREQDESVTRILDGMGLALPGASGR encoded by the coding sequence ATGCTTCGTCGTACCGTACTCGCTGCTCCGCTGCTGGCAATGCTGGCTGCGGGTGGCTGCGGTGCGGACCGGGAGCCCGATCTGCGGCTGATGGTGCCCAACGCGCCGGGCAGCGGCTACGACATCACCGCGCGCACCGTCGCGACGGCGCTGCACGCCGCCGACGTGCACCGCAGCATCGAGGTGTTCAACCTGCCCGGCGCCGGCGGCATGGTCGGGCTGCAGCGGCTGGTGTACGAGCGCGGCAACAGCGGCCTGATCATGCTGATGGGGCTCGGGCTCGTCGGAGCCCAGCACACCCTGCCCGTCCCGGCCCGGCTGTCCGACGTGACGGCCCTGGCCCGCCTCATCCAGGAACCCGAGATCGTCGTGGTCACCCGCGACTCGCCCCTGACCTCGCTGGCCGACCTCGTCGAGGCGTGGCGGGCGGACCCGGTGACGCTGTCGGTCGGCGGCGGCTCGTCCCGCGGCGGGCCGGACCACCTGGCGGCGATGCTGATGGCCGACGCGGCCGGGATCGCCCCGCCGACCGTGCGCTACCGGCAGTTCGACGGCGGCGGCGCGCTGCTCGCCGCGATCCTGGGCAAACGGGTCGCGTTCGCGGTGTCCAGCCTCGGGGAGTACGCCGAGCAGATCGAGGCCGGGCAGCTGCGGGTGCTCGCGGTGACCGGCCGTGGCCGCGCGGCCGGGGTGGACGCGCCGACGCTGCTCGAATCCGGGCTGGACGTGGTGTTCGACAACTGGCGCGGGCTGGTCGCGCCGCCGGGGCTGTCGGCGCAGCAGCGGGCCGTGCTGTCGGACATGGTGGCGCAGCTGCGGGCGTCGCGGGCCTGGCGGGAGGCGCTGGCCGGGCACCGCTGGACCGACGCCTACCAGGACGGCGAGGAGTTCACCTCGTTCCTGCGGGAGCAGGACGAGTCGGTCACCCGGATCCTCGACGGCATGGGCCTGGCGCTGCCCGGCGCGTCAGGCCGCTGA
- a CDS encoding ATP-binding protein, protein MRRQFSLARQLLLFQLGIVLLAVGAVAAVSMAEAQAAFESDEGTKLRSIAESLAWNDTIRQGMGPDVWYDSLAAAAETARGANGVSFVVLTDAEGRLLTGPDAGRLADLGGSDGLTGKGWHGEVLTPARVLEAHAPVIDPADGRILGLVVAGQTYPSWPQLLAEATPDLLTYLLLGSALGVGGSLLLARRVKRQTLGLEPRQIAGLVEHREAMLHGLKEGLLGLDTAGRVTLANDEAARLLDLPGDVAGKPLRGLGVPDDLLQLLTEGGGEPDHVVLFQSRVLVLNRMPVLVQGRTVGSVTTLRDRTELTSLERELDLSRHATDTLRAQAHEFTNRLHTISGLIQLGQYDDAVNFIIRAGQAQEDLSHRVQSRIADPALAALLIAKASAAAEQRVELALDDASALSALPDGQLVADLVTVIGNLIDNGIDAAPAGGWVRVLIREDDHEVEVRVHDSGSGVAHELAQAVFTRGYTTKDGERPRGIGLALISQICAARGGSVTVDGAAFAARLPRREPA, encoded by the coding sequence GTGCGCCGGCAGTTCTCCCTGGCCAGGCAGCTGCTGCTGTTCCAGCTCGGCATCGTGCTGCTGGCCGTCGGCGCGGTCGCCGCGGTGTCGATGGCCGAGGCGCAGGCCGCCTTCGAGAGCGACGAGGGCACCAAGCTGCGCTCCATCGCCGAGAGCCTGGCCTGGAACGACACGATCCGCCAGGGTATGGGCCCGGACGTCTGGTACGACTCGCTGGCCGCCGCCGCCGAGACCGCCCGCGGCGCGAACGGGGTCTCGTTCGTGGTGCTCACCGACGCCGAAGGCCGCCTGCTGACGGGCCCGGACGCGGGGCGCCTGGCCGATCTGGGCGGCAGCGACGGGCTGACCGGCAAGGGCTGGCACGGCGAGGTGCTGACCCCGGCCCGGGTGCTGGAGGCGCACGCGCCGGTGATCGACCCCGCCGACGGGCGGATCCTCGGCCTGGTCGTGGCCGGGCAGACCTACCCGTCGTGGCCGCAGCTGCTGGCCGAGGCCACTCCGGACCTGCTCACCTACCTGCTGCTGGGCTCCGCGCTCGGGGTCGGCGGCTCGCTGCTGCTGGCCCGGCGGGTCAAGCGGCAGACCCTCGGGCTGGAGCCGCGGCAGATCGCCGGGCTGGTCGAGCACCGGGAGGCGATGCTGCACGGCCTCAAGGAGGGCCTGCTCGGTCTCGACACCGCAGGCCGGGTGACGCTGGCCAACGACGAGGCGGCCCGGCTGCTGGACCTGCCCGGCGACGTGGCCGGCAAGCCGTTGCGCGGCCTCGGGGTGCCGGACGACCTGCTGCAGCTGCTCACCGAGGGCGGCGGCGAACCAGACCACGTGGTGCTGTTCCAGTCCCGGGTGCTGGTCCTCAACCGGATGCCGGTCCTGGTCCAGGGCCGTACGGTCGGCTCGGTGACCACCCTGCGGGACCGGACCGAGCTGACCTCGCTGGAACGCGAGCTCGACCTGAGCCGCCACGCGACCGACACCCTGCGCGCGCAGGCGCACGAGTTCACCAACCGGCTGCACACCATCTCCGGGCTGATCCAGCTCGGCCAGTACGACGACGCCGTGAACTTCATCATCCGGGCCGGGCAGGCCCAGGAGGATCTCAGCCACCGGGTGCAGTCCCGCATCGCCGATCCGGCGCTGGCCGCGCTGCTCATCGCGAAGGCGAGCGCGGCGGCCGAGCAGCGCGTGGAGCTGGCGCTCGACGACGCGTCCGCGCTGTCCGCGCTGCCGGACGGGCAGCTGGTCGCGGACCTGGTGACCGTGATCGGCAACCTGATCGACAACGGCATCGACGCGGCTCCGGCGGGCGGCTGGGTGCGGGTCCTGATCCGCGAGGACGACCACGAGGTGGAGGTGCGGGTGCACGACTCGGGCAGCGGCGTGGCCCACGAGCTGGCCCAGGCGGTCTTCACCCGGGGCTACACCACCAAGGACGGCGAGCGCCCGCGCGGCATCGGCCTGGCCCTGATCAGCCAGATCTGCGCCGCTCGCGGCGGTTCGGTGACGGTCGACGGCGCGGCGTTCGCGGCGCGGCTGCCGCGGCGGGAGCCCGCATGA
- a CDS encoding iron ABC transporter permease translates to MRRFAPRPALLTGSLVAVAVALIPLVYLGVRTTEAGGARIRAELLTRTTLDLAAVSLALAAVVTAGCLLLGVGTAYLVTRTDLPLRRTFGVVAALPLAMPTYVAAFGWVSVVDGFHGFWPAALVLTFCSYPYVYLPTAAALSSVDPATEEVSQSLGRGAWGTFTGVTLRQIRPAVIAGGLLVALYVLSDFGAVALLRVNTFTRAVFTSFDLGFDRTGALVQATALVAVTLVILGAELAVRRHDTRYAKVGAGARRPPHILRLGPWRAAALLTVAAVAAGSFAVPTAALVHWTAEGVSRPGSLAEIATAAGNSMGVSALGAALTMLLALPIGLLTARAPGPPAAVLDRLTYLTHALPGLVVGLSLVFFGINVAYPLYQTHWLLALAYATLFLPLAVGAVASAAAQSPPGLEEAARSLGRGPWAVLRTVTLPLTLPGIGAGGALVFLTCMKELPATLLLRPTGMDTLATELWTHTSVAAYAAASPYAALLVLLSAAPVLVLARRALTPGGRS, encoded by the coding sequence CTGCGGCGGTTCGCCCCGCGCCCGGCGCTGCTCACCGGCAGCCTGGTGGCCGTCGCCGTCGCCCTGATCCCGCTGGTCTACCTGGGCGTGCGCACCACCGAGGCGGGCGGCGCGCGCATCCGCGCCGAGCTGCTCACCCGCACCACGCTCGACCTGGCCGCCGTCAGCCTGGCGCTGGCCGCGGTCGTCACCGCCGGCTGCCTGCTGCTCGGCGTCGGCACCGCATACCTGGTCACCCGCACCGACCTGCCCTTGCGGCGCACGTTCGGCGTCGTCGCGGCACTGCCGCTGGCCATGCCGACCTACGTCGCCGCGTTCGGCTGGGTGTCCGTCGTCGACGGCTTCCACGGCTTCTGGCCCGCCGCACTGGTGCTGACCTTCTGCTCCTACCCCTACGTCTACCTGCCGACGGCCGCGGCGCTGAGCAGCGTCGACCCCGCCACCGAGGAGGTGTCGCAGTCGCTGGGCCGCGGCGCCTGGGGCACCTTCACCGGCGTCACCCTGCGCCAGATCCGCCCCGCCGTCATCGCCGGCGGCCTGCTCGTCGCCCTCTACGTGCTGTCCGACTTCGGCGCCGTCGCGCTGCTGCGCGTCAACACCTTCACCCGCGCCGTTTTCACCTCGTTCGACCTCGGGTTCGACCGCACCGGGGCGCTGGTCCAGGCCACCGCCCTGGTCGCGGTCACCCTCGTCATCCTCGGCGCCGAGCTGGCCGTGCGCCGCCACGACACCCGATACGCCAAGGTCGGCGCCGGAGCGCGCCGCCCGCCGCACATCCTGCGCCTCGGACCGTGGCGCGCAGCGGCCCTGCTGACCGTGGCCGCCGTCGCCGCGGGCAGCTTCGCCGTGCCCACCGCCGCGCTCGTGCACTGGACGGCCGAGGGCGTGTCCCGGCCGGGATCGCTCGCCGAGATCGCCACCGCGGCCGGCAACTCGATGGGCGTGTCCGCGCTCGGCGCCGCGCTGACCATGCTGCTGGCCCTGCCGATCGGGCTGCTGACCGCCCGCGCGCCCGGCCCGCCGGCGGCGGTGCTCGACCGGCTCACCTACCTCACCCACGCGCTGCCGGGACTCGTCGTCGGGTTGTCGCTGGTGTTCTTCGGCATCAACGTCGCCTACCCGCTCTACCAGACGCACTGGCTGCTCGCGCTGGCGTACGCCACCCTGTTCCTGCCGCTGGCCGTCGGCGCGGTCGCCTCGGCCGCCGCCCAGTCCCCGCCCGGCCTCGAAGAGGCCGCCCGCTCGCTCGGCCGCGGACCCTGGGCGGTGCTGCGCACCGTGACCCTGCCGCTGACCCTGCCCGGCATCGGCGCGGGCGGCGCACTGGTGTTCCTCACCTGTATGAAAGAGCTGCCGGCCACCCTGCTGCTGCGGCCCACCGGCATGGACACCCTGGCCACCGAGCTGTGGACGCACACCTCCGTGGCCGCCTACGCCGCCGCCTCTCCGTACGCGGCGCTGCTGGTCCTCCTGTCGGCGGCACCGGTGCTGGTGCTCGCCCGCCGCGCCCTGACCCCCGGAGGCAGATCGTGA
- a CDS encoding AMP-binding protein, whose product MTLVAAHPSTSGVPFARDLALHGDRPALITDAGVLTYRDLARLVTERATRLGTRRRLVMVTGANRVHALVNYLAALSAGHPVLLAPGDSPTAFEALRAAYDPDVVAGETVHEVRATSAHELHPDLALLLSTSGSTGSPKLVRLSQENLQANAESIGAYLGLTADDRAATNLPMHYCYGLSVINSHLLRGASLLLTELSVVEPDFWRLFAAHSATSFAGVPYTFELLDRVGFDRMTLPSLRYVTQAGGRLDPQRVRHFAALGRRAGWELFVMYGQTEATARMAYLPPELAEHSPHTIGVPVPGGSLHLSPAGDDPDGVGELVYRGPNVMLGYAESPADLALGRTVHELRTGDLARRTPGGLFEIVGRRSRFTKIFGLRLDLQQIEARLRQSGITAGCAGDDDILAIAYEGGHSPEHVRHLVAEAHGLPARVIHTAAVAELPRLASGKPDYQAVRALATPPDDTPAPALRSDVHRTFARVLGHQDVRDTDTFVSLGGDSLSYVDMSIKLEQLLGRLPERWHTTPVGELAAVAEHTATAADPVPARRRVRVDTTVALRAIAIVLIVGSHIQVFDLPGGAHVLIGVAGFNFARFHLTTAERRERVRHLARSTARIVLGAVTWIGAMYLLTDDYEPASVFLLGYLFAPEHADNYWWHFWFVEALVYYLLILLAALCLPAFDRLERRRPFALPLALASVGLIARYQLVPGVELPTPVVVFWLFALGWAIARAERTWQRVAVSAAVVATVPGLFADAGREAVIVAGLLVLVWITDLPSLPLLNRVAALLATSSMYIYLTHWQIFRPIDDTSRPLALLASLVFGIGYALTVPRAAARLHKLWRRPATAPAVQRSAA is encoded by the coding sequence ATGACTCTGGTAGCCGCCCACCCGTCCACCTCCGGCGTCCCCTTCGCCCGGGACCTCGCGCTGCACGGCGACCGCCCCGCGCTGATCACCGACGCGGGCGTGCTCACCTATCGCGACCTGGCCAGACTGGTCACGGAACGCGCCACGCGGCTGGGCACCCGGCGCAGGCTGGTCATGGTCACCGGGGCCAACCGCGTGCACGCGCTGGTCAACTACCTCGCCGCGCTGTCCGCCGGGCACCCCGTGCTGCTCGCGCCCGGCGACAGCCCGACCGCGTTCGAGGCGCTGCGCGCCGCCTACGACCCCGATGTCGTGGCGGGCGAGACGGTCCACGAGGTGCGTGCCACCTCCGCGCACGAACTCCACCCGGACCTCGCGCTGCTGCTGAGCACCTCCGGGTCGACCGGCTCACCCAAGCTGGTCCGGCTGTCGCAGGAGAACCTGCAGGCCAACGCCGAATCCATCGGCGCCTACCTCGGCCTCACCGCCGACGACCGGGCGGCGACCAACCTGCCGATGCACTACTGCTACGGCCTCTCCGTGATCAACAGTCACCTGCTGCGCGGGGCGTCGCTGCTGCTCACCGAGCTGTCGGTGGTGGAGCCCGACTTCTGGCGGCTGTTCGCCGCGCACAGCGCGACCAGCTTCGCCGGGGTGCCCTACACGTTCGAGCTGCTGGACCGGGTCGGCTTCGACCGGATGACCCTGCCGAGCCTGCGCTACGTCACCCAGGCCGGCGGGCGGCTGGACCCGCAGCGGGTGCGCCACTTCGCCGCCCTCGGCCGCCGTGCGGGCTGGGAGCTGTTCGTCATGTACGGCCAGACCGAGGCCACCGCCCGGATGGCATACCTGCCGCCGGAACTCGCCGAACACAGCCCGCACACGATCGGCGTGCCCGTCCCCGGCGGCAGCCTGCACTTGAGCCCGGCCGGCGACGATCCGGACGGCGTCGGCGAGCTGGTCTACCGCGGCCCCAACGTCATGCTCGGCTACGCCGAGAGCCCCGCCGACCTGGCGCTCGGGCGCACCGTGCACGAGCTGCGCACCGGCGACCTCGCCAGGCGCACCCCCGGCGGGCTGTTCGAGATCGTCGGGCGGCGCAGCCGGTTCACGAAGATCTTCGGCCTGCGCCTGGACCTGCAGCAGATCGAGGCCCGGCTGCGCCAGTCGGGCATCACCGCCGGCTGCGCGGGCGACGACGACATCCTGGCGATCGCCTACGAGGGCGGCCACTCCCCCGAGCACGTCCGGCACCTGGTCGCCGAGGCCCACGGGCTGCCCGCCCGCGTGATCCACACCGCCGCCGTCGCCGAACTGCCCCGCCTCGCCTCCGGCAAACCCGACTACCAGGCCGTACGGGCGCTGGCCACCCCGCCCGACGACACCCCGGCACCCGCCCTGCGCAGCGACGTCCACCGGACCTTCGCCAGGGTCCTGGGCCACCAGGACGTACGCGACACCGACACCTTCGTCAGCCTCGGCGGCGACTCCCTGTCCTACGTCGACATGTCGATCAAGCTGGAGCAGCTGCTCGGCCGCCTGCCGGAGCGCTGGCACACGACACCGGTGGGCGAACTGGCCGCAGTGGCCGAGCACACCGCCACAGCCGCCGACCCGGTCCCGGCCCGGCGGCGGGTGCGCGTCGACACGACCGTCGCGCTGCGCGCCATCGCGATCGTGCTCATCGTCGGCAGCCACATCCAGGTCTTCGACCTGCCCGGCGGCGCCCACGTGCTGATCGGGGTGGCCGGGTTCAACTTCGCCCGCTTCCACCTCACCACCGCCGAACGCCGCGAACGCGTACGCCACCTGGCCCGCAGCACGGCCCGCATCGTGCTGGGCGCCGTCACCTGGATCGGCGCGATGTACCTGCTCACCGACGACTACGAACCGGCCAGCGTGTTCCTGCTCGGCTACCTGTTCGCGCCCGAGCACGCCGACAACTACTGGTGGCACTTCTGGTTCGTCGAGGCGCTGGTCTACTACCTGCTGATCCTGCTGGCGGCGCTGTGCCTGCCCGCGTTCGACCGGCTGGAGCGGCGGCGGCCGTTCGCGCTGCCCCTCGCCCTGGCGTCAGTGGGCCTGATCGCCCGCTACCAGCTCGTGCCCGGCGTCGAGCTGCCGACCCCCGTCGTGGTGTTCTGGCTGTTCGCGCTGGGCTGGGCGATCGCCCGCGCGGAGCGCACCTGGCAGCGGGTGGCCGTCAGCGCCGCCGTGGTCGCCACCGTGCCCGGCCTGTTCGCAGACGCGGGCCGCGAGGCCGTCATCGTCGCCGGCCTGCTGGTCCTGGTCTGGATCACCGACCTGCCCAGCCTGCCCCTGCTCAACCGGGTCGCCGCGCTGCTGGCCACCAGCTCGATGTACATCTACCTGACCCACTGGCAGATCTTCCGGCCCATCGACGACACCTCCCGGCCGCTGGCGCTGCTCGCGTCGCTGGTCTTCGGCATCGGGTACGCGCTGACGGTGCCCCGTGCCGCGGCCAGGCTGCACAAGCTCTGGCGGCGCCCGGCCACCGCCCCGGCCGTCCAGCGGTCAGCGGCCTGA
- a CDS encoding iron ABC transporter substrate-binding protein — protein sequence MGNGAPRKTAPRTATAAFLAAAVLLAAGLTACSGSEPKDVTVYSGRTQKLVQPLIDEFTKKTGITVDVRYGTTAQMAAQLQEEGDKSPADVFLSQDAGALGAVAKAGLLAQLPAELLAKVPAPYQHTGGQWVGVTGRLRVFAYNADQVKPAELPKSVLDVTGPQWKGRLGVAPTNASFQTFVTAMRVQHGDAKAREFLNAIKANEPQIRDNNIVIVGEINDGKLAAGLVNHYYLFEKAAELGLSPDQLKVKLHYFGDGDTGGLLNVSGLGLLKKATGNDKARQFMDYLLGADGQTYFATKTFEYPLIPGVPAAPGLPVLADLKIPPINLNDLDTLAASVEMIKSSGLTS from the coding sequence ATCGGCAACGGTGCGCCACGCAAGACCGCACCCCGCACGGCCACGGCCGCCTTCCTCGCCGCGGCCGTGCTCCTCGCCGCGGGCCTCACCGCCTGCTCGGGCAGCGAGCCCAAGGACGTCACCGTCTACAGCGGACGTACCCAGAAGCTGGTCCAGCCGCTGATCGACGAGTTCACCAAGAAGACCGGCATCACCGTCGACGTGCGCTACGGCACCACCGCGCAGATGGCCGCGCAGCTGCAGGAGGAGGGTGACAAGTCGCCCGCCGACGTGTTCCTCTCCCAGGACGCCGGGGCTCTCGGCGCCGTCGCCAAGGCCGGGCTGCTCGCCCAGCTCCCGGCCGAGCTGCTCGCCAAGGTCCCCGCCCCCTACCAGCACACCGGCGGCCAGTGGGTCGGAGTGACCGGGCGGCTGCGGGTCTTCGCGTACAACGCCGACCAGGTCAAGCCCGCGGAGCTGCCCAAGTCGGTGCTGGACGTGACCGGGCCGCAGTGGAAGGGCCGGCTGGGCGTCGCGCCGACCAACGCCTCGTTCCAGACGTTCGTCACCGCCATGCGCGTGCAGCACGGCGACGCCAAGGCCAGGGAGTTCCTCAACGCGATCAAGGCCAACGAGCCGCAGATCCGCGACAACAACATCGTCATCGTCGGTGAGATCAACGACGGCAAGCTCGCGGCGGGCCTGGTCAACCACTACTACCTGTTCGAGAAGGCGGCCGAGCTCGGCCTCAGCCCCGACCAGCTCAAGGTCAAGCTGCACTACTTCGGCGACGGCGACACCGGCGGCCTGCTCAACGTCTCCGGCCTCGGCCTGCTGAAGAAGGCCACCGGCAACGACAAGGCCAGGCAGTTCATGGACTACCTGCTTGGCGCCGACGGCCAGACCTACTTCGCGACCAAGACGTTCGAGTACCCGCTGATCCCGGGCGTGCCCGCCGCTCCCGGCCTGCCCGTGCTGGCCGATCTGAAGATCCCGCCGATCAACCTCAACGACCTCGACACCCTCGCCGCCTCCGTCGAGATGATCAAGAGCTCGGGGCTGACCTCCTGA